From Candidatus Methylomirabilota bacterium, a single genomic window includes:
- a CDS encoding OsmC family protein, which yields MYGTLRGALAGRKIAFERESYKAVVEGRIVGVGKTIRIRSIHVHYDLAVPADAREATERALALHPQGCPAHQSVQGAIEVTWDASLRAGDQVVSLRSQDAEAAAS from the coding sequence ATGTACGGCACGCTGCGAGGCGCCCTGGCAGGGCGCAAGATCGCGTTCGAGCGCGAGTCCTACAAGGCCGTCGTCGAGGGGCGCATCGTCGGCGTCGGCAAGACGATCCGCATCAGGTCGATCCACGTGCACTACGACCTCGCCGTCCCCGCGGACGCGAGGGAGGCGACCGAGCGCGCGCTCGCCCTCCATCCCCAGGGATGCCCGGCCCACCAGAGCGTCCAGGGTGCGATCGAGGTCACGTGGGACGCCTCGCTGCGCGCCGGCGACCAGGTCGTGTCGCTCCGCAGCCAGGACGCAGAGGCCGCGGCGAGCTAA